AACCAAACAAGTCCATGACAAGTCATTTTTCTTACCTTGAGACCGGCTGCCGCAGGGTCCACACCAGAGTCAAATATAGCAATAACGGTGTCCCTGCCATCGTATTCTGGATACTTATTGAGAAATGAGACGACTCCTGTCTCTTTTTTCGGTAATAATCCCCAAACTGGGAATTCACAGTCAATCGGGGTGTCTGCCATTTTTGATGACCCGTTATCTGGTATGGCCAGGATAAAAATATTGAGAGAAatggtatatttttaatatttgtccATATTCCCATTCCATTCTTTTCAGTAAACTATTTTTTAGAACacgaattttgaaatgttgtgAATAATTACCAAGGTGACactgtcaaaaatataatgcaaaGAAATCTCGCTACCTACTCGACTTTGGAGTTGATATTATTTCAATTTTGAATCAAAAATGTGGTTTAATATTCTCCCTGCGTATTTGATTGTTACCGCAGCACTCGGTTTGCCAGGCGTTGGTTTATGGTGGATCCATTATCTTGTGGTTGGAAATGTAAGTTGAAATGAAATTTTCAATCTTTGCTTTAGCCACCGCGCACCGGTGCAGGTGGTGGCACTGGTggtccatgttgctctatgatCTAATAATCAGCCACTTAATTAGTTCTAATAAaaacacattggtgctaattcctgtaaataccatctaatttaattttaggttatatctgtcattttcttatccgccgaaaaggaaagggacgggtaatcgacaagcataaaatttatggaacacacgtcaattttaagcacaaatctaaaacaaccgactaaaaattcgcccgggttattcatttatttactcattcttcctaaaattaagagctgtcaatcatccgtccctttccttttcggcggataagaaaatgacaggtataacaaagtaaaattaagagatgtctgcaggaatcggggccattgtttgtttatttatcaataagATTTATGTGATTGTGTTATGCCATCGAATCCCACATAGATTCGTGCCTAAGTGATATTTCTTAGAGCTCCAGGAATTGGATtcatgtattaaaaagtaaatttttCTTACCTTGGGTTTCATTTTTAGCCTTTTGGTAGATATCAACATAATCATTTGGTAACACACAATAGGTTGTCATTCTTCGAGCAAGTATAGTTTTGTGCGATATTTtgcgataattaaataaaaatatgtggtATGAAATCTTGCCTAGTTTCTTCATCGTCACAGCTGGCTTGGGTTTGCCAGGTTGGGGTCTATATCACCTTCACAACTTAATAAATGGCAACGTAAGTTGACCGTAAACAACCTATTAGATAACACCTTAGTGCTCCATGGAGGAGCAATCAGAATGAAAAATGACATACCACAGATAATATTGATGTTTTCCATGGTCATAATCCTacattaaaaattattataaaaccgaCTTAGTTAACGATACAGTCGCAAACTGCTTCATAATTGAGTCTTATCAGTTACATTTTTCTATAGGTCTTTCAAATCTTTCTTTAGTATAGGACCCTAACCTGTCTGTTCATTTTAATGTAGTgagttttagttttaattttggaaTAATTTCAGCATTATAGACGAGGTCTTCTTGAGAGATGGGATCGTGCCATGTATCTGCGTGATCTACGAGTATCTGGAAATGTTTATAAAGTCAATGTAAGTACTGTGATATCCAATGAATGTGGGGTATTGTAATATGGTATCTCCTTTCATACCTAATCAGCCAAACTAATTTATGTAATTGTAAAGCACCCAGTACATATTGGTGgataaattaaataactaaaGGCAATTTACTTGATAAATATATTTGGACCAAGAATTAGAGAAATTAATACACTTAATCTGCTTTTGTTTCAGGGTCTAGAGAAAATTCCTGACATGGAAAAAAAATAGACAATCAAACAAAATGTTGTAGTACTAAATTATTAAATCATTTATGTGAATAAAAACCATATTCAATTAGTTAAATATCTTTTATTTCAGCAGAAAATTCTATTAACAACTAtggaaatggaaaaaaaattaacattgACATGCATGCACTATATTCCTACAGCTAAATACCTATATGACTCACAAAAAAACTTCTACACCACAACTCATTCATTTCCCTGCTTGTTTCATTGCAAGGTACGTAAGTATCTACCACCACCTGCCTGACTTGAAAGTAATAAAATCATACAAAGTTTACATAAGATTATATGTATTTTACTCATCTTGGTTTTTTCGAAAAGAATCAAACATGAACATGTCTATGTCAACCATAACATCATcctcctcttcatcttcatcagACTCTTCAAAATTGTTGCATGCCAAATTATAAGCTGAAACAGAacacaacaacaaaaatatattaacaaaacttaattttaaaacaaaattaaaaagtgtCTGCCAGCATTGGCACCTATGAACATTAAGCTCACATTTGTGTTGTAAATTCATAATTGAACAACCCAAATTATCACACTgctggaaaatattttttttcaagatagtaatttttctatttaaaaaaaaacttaccatAGGCAGATTTAGACACGGCCAAGTTCAGCTCTTCTTCATTACACTTTGTATCAACAATATTATCTTCCAGCTTCTTACAAGCATTCAACTGTGCACTTGAATCAATGTCGGATTTACCGCCTTTATTTTGTGTCTGTTCTTGTTCTTTTAGAGACTTCAGTTTTTGATCAAAATCATCTTTTATCCTATCTTGTTTTTCAATATCTCCAGCATTTGAGGTTCCTTCACGCAGATGTTTTGCTTTTAGACCCTCCAGGTGTAGTCTTTCTATCTGTAATTCCAGACATAAATATAAGCACTAGTGTATTAGAAAAGACTTGTGAACATGAACATGAAATACATTCTAGCTCAACACTAGCCATAAGGTAGGAATACACATGCCAGTAAAACAGAGCAGTAGCTTGCATGCTAGGTACTGGCAGGTGGCACAATGTTGACACATTTGCAACCTGAACTTATACTACAATTTCTCATGCCAGGTACAgggataatggccccgattcctgcagacatctcttaattttactttaagttatacctgtcattttcttatccgccgaaaaggaaagggacggatgattgacagctcttaattttaggacgaatgagtaaataaatgaataacccgggcgaatttttagacggttgttttagatttgtgcttaaaattgacgtgtgttccataaattttatgcttgtcgattatccgtccctttccttttcggcggataagaaaatgacagatagaacttaaaataaaattagatggtatttacaggaattagcaccaatatatattCCCGCTTTTATATGCAGTTATTATTGTTACTATTTTGAGACAATGGCATGAATGGGATTCTAAAAACGTATGGACAACAATACAGTTTAAGTTGTGGAACTGGAACGTAAAGAAACCAAGGAACTTACGTGCAAGCAGTTTTTTTGGTGTTTAATTCTGGTAAGTGTTTCCACTAGCCATTTTTCTTCAGCCTGTAACTGCGCTTCCTCTGCCATTCGAGTCAAACGACTCATGTCTGTGGAGAATATCATTGCTTTTTGATTAAAAAGCCCGACACCGACAACCTTcgagtaatatttaaattactttttcttGCATTTTCTTTTATGCAAGGAACAAGGAAAGCAGAAAACTGACTGTAAAAAAATGGTCTGTGActgcaaagagaatataattcactacGTTTTATGACTTTTGAGAATATAAATCTGATATATACTTGGTCCttgatataaatattataaagcaCGTCATGCTCTCATAGACATGCTCTTCAAAACATGCTTCTTTCAAAACTTCAAAACAAAAAGActtcaaaaaacataaaagaaagaaaaaaaaaacattttttttttttgcctcgAGATGGGTTGACTGCAAAGGAGCTCAGCATCAGTACAGCCTAATCAGCTGAGATTTTTCTTCACGTAATTTTTGAAGGCTTCATAAGCAAGGACCAttgcttttattattttctttgtctTCGACGCcgaagtcgttttttttttttttttcttttttttttggcatgacGCGCGAAGTCGTTTTTCTATTAGTTTTATAGCCAGcaccacagaccaagtagaaATGCTACGCAGCCAGCACAAATTGGCCAGCACCAAAAACCGCCAGCACAGCACAAATTTACTAGGGATGTAGGCGTTTTTGAATTACATCGATTCTTATTCAATCTCGATCAAAGTCCAAGAATGACGATCCATAAGATCAAACCAGCTACCATACAAATACTGCGGCGTTTTAGCACTACTCTGATTCCTATCGAAAATCTGATTCAAGTTCATGAAATGACAGATCCAAAGTGGCCGTAAACTATAatatcatagagcaacacggagaACCTTCGCGGAACGGAGATTTGTATGGCAGTTTACAAACTATGCTCCACATCTATCCGAATTCTCGGACTCGTATCGAATAAGAATCGAAATACCTACCTAGTGCAAAAACGCTATAACACTTCATAATACTATTTTCGTTTAGTTTGTTTGGTCAGTATATTGGTTGGTATATGTTACACATAAAAATATTGCCATGTGCTTCCGTTGTGGTTTAATGAGCTGCTGTTTAATGGTGGTGGTTCcacaaaatttgttttttaatataaatgacgaccctttttattacacccagacataTTTACATGTTCTATCcattattgttctgatcaaaataaagagaagcaatataggtagtaacataatAAACACTAGATACATAaggattcaaatatcaagcaacaattattttttatataaataatattatgcttctgccattacattgtatttttgagtgACTCTTATAATATTAGATGTTTgtggtacttacatacatacataaactcacgcccatttcccatcggggtaagcagatactatggaattccatttgctttgatcttgacgcacttctcttgcaCAAACgtttgattaaaattaaaaaatggtaGTATTTGACGTCCGAGCTTGTCAATCGATTCCGAGTACGTCACTAATGTAACGAAAATGGCAACATTTACAAAGTGATTGACATTAGCTGTCACTGTCACCGCTGTCACCAACCGACCTAAACAAAAGAATCGCGAAAAAAGACCCGCACCCACGGACATAGCGCTAGTGTCGCGGTGTCTgcgtagaattattatgactcatcaattagttccattaattcccgcgggacttctttcgtgacgcgtacaagttaattattttactttctttatGTTATGTCGTTTTCTTGACTAGTTATGTTTCGAGACGAGATGGACAACTGTTTTATAGATACAACAATAGAGTTTCTATCTGTCGCTTTTCACAATATACTATATTACGCTTCAATCTATCCAAGAAGCATTTTTGAAAAGAGAAAGAAGTACAGTGTCGTTATTTACCGTTCTATGCACCCAGAGGTAAATCAGTATATCGATTTATGCCTTAAAAGCATAATGCACTGTCTGAAGAGCGGACAGCTAAGTCGTATAGAATTTTCTATAACGGACAATACTTACACACCAGTGGTAAAGTTCGTATTTGATTTGGACAAAAATGGCCAATTCGATGGCTCTACAGACGCTTATTTGGTTCAAACTGAGGAAAATTTTCGCGCCTTCTGCCTTATCATGTCATCAATGAGCCACAGATTCAATAATTTACCAGAAGACTGCAGCTTTACTATACATCTGCATACAAATGAGTCTGCAGCAGTAACCATGGCAACTAATCCTGACTTGGAGGACTTTCCTCTTGTAGAAGTGGATGAGGTTGAAGAAAGcacaaataaaattttacctCTAAGAAGATT
The Pectinophora gossypiella chromosome 2, ilPecGoss1.1, whole genome shotgun sequence genome window above contains:
- the LOC126378935 gene encoding mitotic spindle assembly checkpoint protein MAD2B, whose amino-acid sequence is MFRDEMDNCFIDTTIEFLSVAFHNILYYASIYPRSIFEKRKKYSVVIYRSMHPEVNQYIDLCLKSIMHCLKSGQLSRIEFSITDNTYTPVVKFVFDLDKNGQFDGSTDAYLVQTEENFRAFCLIMSSMSHRFNNLPEDCSFTIHLHTNESAAVTMATNPDLEDFPLVEVDEVEESTNKILPLRRFTLRNYSLDAYIEIR
- the LOC126378967 gene encoding uncharacterized protein LOC126378967 isoform X2; its protein translation is MGNGREFMYVYMSRLTRMAEEAQLQAEEKWLVETLTRIKHQKNCLHIERLHLEGLKAKHLREGTSNAGDIEKQDRIKDDFDQKLKSLKEQEQTQNKGGKSDIDSSAQLNACKKLEDNIVDTKCNEEELNLAVSKSAYAYNLACNNFEESDEDEEEDDVMVDIDMFMFDSFRKNQDE
- the LOC126378967 gene encoding uncharacterized protein LOC126378967 isoform X3, producing the protein MSRLTRMAEEAQLQAEEKWLVETLTRIKHQKNCLHIERLHLEGLKAKHLREGTSNAGDIEKQDRIKDDFDQKLKSLKEQEQTQNKGGKSDIDSSAQLNACKKLEDNIVDTKCNEEELNLAVSKSAYAYNLACNNFEESDEDEEEDDVMVDIDMFMFDSFRKNQDE
- the LOC126378967 gene encoding uncharacterized protein LOC126378967 isoform X1 yields the protein MLSSFAVNPSRDMSRLTRMAEEAQLQAEEKWLVETLTRIKHQKNCLHIERLHLEGLKAKHLREGTSNAGDIEKQDRIKDDFDQKLKSLKEQEQTQNKGGKSDIDSSAQLNACKKLEDNIVDTKCNEEELNLAVSKSAYAYNLACNNFEESDEDEEEDDVMVDIDMFMFDSFRKNQDE